DNA from Palaemon carinicauda isolate YSFRI2023 chromosome 26, ASM3689809v2, whole genome shotgun sequence:
ttattattaaccaagctacaaccctagttggaaaagcaagatgctataagcccaagggctccaacaggaaaaaatagcccagtgaggaaagaaaataaggaaatagataaatgatgagaataaattaacaatatatcattctaaaaacagtaacagcgtcaaaacagatatgtcctatataaactattaacaacgtccaaaacagatatttcatatataaactataaaaagactcatgtcagcctagtcaacataaaacatttgctccaactttgagcttttgaagttctaatgataaATCAATTTACTCGTTTGAAATATTACTAATCTAACGAGCCTTCAAGATTTCTTGTAGTTACACACATCTGTTGTAACATTTTTCAATGAAGCAAATGATAACACGTGCAGACGTTTTAAGAAGCCTTTCAACATATTAATTCTACGCTATTGAAGAATCTTGAAGTAAGTCCATTATgtcttaaagaaagaaaaaagaaaacactaaTTCTACGCTATTGAAAATGTTGAAGTCTaaaatgtcttaaaaaaaaaaaagaaaaaaaaaaaactaattctacgCTATTGAAAGATCTTGAAGTCTAGAATGTCttaaaaacaacacacacactaaTTTTACGCTATTGAAAAATCTTGAAGTCCAAAATGTCTAAAAATAAAAACCCACTAATTCTACGCTATTGAAAAATGTTGAAGTCCaaaatgtctttaaaaaaaaaaaaaaatactaattctaCGCTATTGAAAGATCTTGAAGTCTAGAATGTCTTAAAAAACACACTAATTCTACGCTATTGAAAAATCTTGAAGTCCAAAATCTCCGGAAAAAATAACTGATTCTACGCTATTGGAAAATCTTGAAGtccaaaatgttaaaaaaaaaaaaaaaaaaaaaaaaaaaaaaaaaaaaacactaattctaCGCTATTGTCTAAAAGGAAAAATACTAGTTCTACGCTATTGAGAAATCTTGAAGCAAATCCAAAATGTCttaaatgtagaaataaaaaataaataaataaaagaaaaataaaaaaaaaaatacgccgtAAATATATTTCAAGCATTCACTGAAATCATAAGCACGCTCTAGTGTTGCATATAAAAAGATGAATTCTTTAAACTAAATGAATAATAAACATGAAACTATTTTAACACCCAATAAATATAACATACGTAAAGACAAAAATATTCAGAGGAAACATGTTAGTATCAGTCATTGGAGTTTACAACAACCAACTTGTCAGCCTTTGCTCTGGGGTGCACAAATTTCAAagtattttcctcactgggttatttttccttgttggggccttggGTTAAtgacatccggcttttccaactaggttgtagcttagctaatgataataataataataataataataataataataataataataataataatactaataataataataataataaagaaatttttctaaaaatattaGATCTAGTTCAGATTTTTCGTATTTTCTTAGAGTCGAAAAAACTAAACTAGATGTAGCGTTTTAGAAAAATGCCCTTTATATAATTTAACACACAAATTtgtgcgtaataataataataataataataataataataataataataataataataataataaaaggatgggTTGTTGGGAATCAGCCCTGATGATCAACTGATCAGCGGGCTGACAAGCTACTCATGTGTTACCTATAATCATCACATGTGCCATACGTCCACGCACGTGGCTCGTCATTGCCATACACGTGGCACTTGTGAGGTGTTACAATTGTTGTGGGATCTATCAACCACTTGAGATTTGATCTTAGGTCTGCTTGGTCCTTCACATTAGATATATGAACCTAGGCTACCTTGGTAGGACTCTTTGTTAAaggaaatggcagaggcaaggaagagtgacaacGCCCTTgctcgcaggacaatgccctagagactaaccaatcacacacacacacacacacacacatatatatatatatatatatatatatatatatatatatatatatatatatatatatatatatatatatatatatatatatatatatatgtatatatatatatatatatagatagatagatagatagatatatatatatatatatatatatatatatatatatatatatatatatatatatatatatatatataatcagcacccatgCCCCTTCCCCACCCAAGTTGGGACCAatgagggtcaggtaatggctgctgatgactcagcaggtagacctatgggcttcattaaacccccaaccttagctcacaaggatggtgaggatgcgcCGGTAGACACAAAagagggacgtttcctataggacACGAGGTTAGGATTCGAATGGTTTGAATATTAATGAGTAAACAAGTGTACAAATGTTGTTACTAGGAAATTTATATTCTATGTCTGAAATTAGCTGAAAAGTAAATCCCTTTCTATTTCTTCTCAATTTTAATCTCACTTACATTTATACTTTCCAGTATCTATTTTTCCCACTTTTAATATCCAAAATATATGTTcaacataatttttatatatatataactacgttCCAGATTAACAGTGGCCATCACACTTTGCTGCATAATCGTAGCAGCTCAAAATGCTCCAACGATGCCAGATCCTGACTACTTGGATGATATAAAGGTAAGGTCTAGTgggaaaaaatagatttattttgatttatataacaaTTTACGCTTAAAATGGCGTCATTTAACgtaagattattaatatttaatcTATTATATGATTATGTGAAGGATTTCTGAGCGACACCAAATCTTAATCACTGTATTAAGTTATATATTAGTAGTCCATATAACTACGCAATGAAAGTATTCGTTTTCTATGATTGAAGTCTATTTATTTCATAGAAAACTGATATTTAGGAGGGTAACTATAAGAATAATGGTAATAGCGCTGCGTTTTTGTTTTGCTTAATAATGACTCAATGGTTAAGAGGACCATGTTTGGAGTTAAgattcttaaataaataaataaattaatgaataaataagtgaatacacacacacactcacacacacacacacacacacacacacacacacacacacacacacacacatatatatatatatatatatatatatatatatatatatatatatatatatatatatatatatatatatatatatatatatagatagatagatagatagacacacacatatatttacatgtaaatatatatatatatatatatatatatatatatatatatatatatatatatatatatatatatatatatatatatatatatatatatatatatatatatgtttacacacatatatatatatatatatatatatatatatatatatatatatatatatatatatatatatatatatatatatatatatatatataggctataaatatatacgtatatatatatatatatatatatatatatatatatatatatatatatatatatatatatatatatatatatatatatatatatacatacatatatattcatatgtaaatatatatatatatatatatatatatatatatatatatatatatatatatatatatatatatatatacatgtgtgtgtatttatatatatatatatatatatatatatatatatatatatatatatatatatatatatatatatattcatatatatgtatatatataagaataatgcaaTCCTCGAATGTGACCACACGTGAAAGACAtttaacaaacaaataaacgaaaCAACATGATTCTTATGAATGTGTAAATGCAATCATAAACATTTTATCCAACTCTTCATGGCCAGATGTAAAATCATGGCTTACATTATCACTCTTGTAACGAATTACTGGCAAATGAATGATGtaagagttggaaaagcaagatgctacaagcccaagggcttgaatagggaaaaacagcccagtgaggaaaggaaataaggaaataaataaatcatataagaagtaatgaacaattaaaaaaagatatttcaaaaacactaacaacatcaaaactgatatttcaaataaactataaaaaaccctCACGTCAGCCTTTTCATAGACAGCCTCAAACATGAGTTAAAATAAACTATAACGAGGAtggattattttcaatttttattaagaATTCTTCACTTTTTGGTGTGAATGCCTAACCTAATGTAGTTGAATAGGGTTCACAGGAAAAAGTGGTTATCTCTAACATAAAAGTAGGCCATACAAAGCATTAGGTACTTGCATGAAACCTTACTTAACCTACTGTAAACAGATTTAGCCAGTTTGGCCTAGTCTATGAATTATAATAGTTATCTTTAAatcataatgatatatacacacatatatgcatatacatatatatatatatatatatatatatatatatatatatatatatatatacatgtatatataatcattattattacacacacacacacacacacacatatatatatatatatatatatatatatatatatatatatatatatatatatatatatatgtatatatatatatatatatatatatatacatatatatatatatatatatatatatacatatatatatatatatatatatatatatatatatatatatatatatatatatatatatattttactgtgatTTAAAGATAACTAttgtaactcatatatatatatatatatatatatatatatatatatatatatatatatatatatatatatatatatatatatatatatatatatatatatatcattatcattacaagctaagctataccctacttggaaaagcaggatgttataagcccaaggcctctaacagggaaaatagcccagtgaggaaaggaaataaggaaataaactacaagagaagcttaagaatagtaattatattaaaataaatctttcatatataaaccataaaaaaaaaatatcaaaataacaagaagaagagaaacaagatggaattgtgtgcccgagtgtaccctcaagcaagatctctctctctctctctctctctctctctctcctctctctctctctctctctctcaaggctaaTATTTAGACTATACTCAAACAAGAAACACTGTAAAGACTTACTTGGGGAGAGGCGGGAGTGTTCTCCATGGTCCATAATCCTTCTCGCactaagggctcggccagaccaagcgcggctagcggggaggttagcggcaagaggttccagatGATAATTGAAACCttgggtatcttatgtaggtggccagataggagtcgcgggaAGCCTCgtgactcctatctggccacctacataagatacctaaggtttcaattatcagctggaacctcttgccgctaacctccgtgactcctatctggccacctacataagatacctaaggtttcaattatcagctggaacctcttgccgctaacctccgtgactcctatctggccacctacataagatacctaaggtttcaattatcagctggaacctcttgccgctaacctccgtgactcctatctggccacctacataagatacctaaggtttcaattatcagctggaacctcttgccgctaacctccccgctagccgcgcttggtctggctggGCCCTAAAGGTATTTCGGAACATAAAAactaaataacaaaaatatataaattaaaagtgTTTAAAAGTTTTAACTTCAATAGATTTAATCACACGCTAAGTCTTACACAATTAAGTGCCTCTGTAGCGTGACTGCAGATGGTTCTGGAGATATTTAAGGTCACGAAATAAACTGAAGAGCGAGGTTCCAATAATAAATATCTACTTTTCCAGAGGGTAAACATCTTGCAGTTAACTGCACTTTGGTATTGAGTATGGAGGGATAAATAACAACATAAATATGTTTACAGTAATGTTAGGGCTGAGGTAAACTACAAATAACAATACCGTAATAGTTGGTAAATTCATGTTATTTAGATACTGTGAAAAATTATAAACATGAGTAAATGAAAGATCACTGAGTCACTTATATATGGAAAAGGGTAAAGTTAAATCATCAAATTTGTAAtgggcagaaatatatatatatatatatatatatatatatatatatatatatatatatatatatacatatatatatatatatatatatatatacatatatatatatatatatatatatatatatatatatatatatatatatagagagagagagagagagagagagagagagagagagagagagagagagagagagagagagagagagagagatgatatatatatgtaaatatatatatatatatatatatatatatatatatatatatatatatatatatatatatatatatatatatatatatatagccctgtgTCTCATCTCCTCGGCAGGCGGTGTCTGTCtgaaaagttgttgttgttgttgttgttattgtgatgGTATTAAAGCCACCAATTCCTGTTGTCACGGCCCTCCCTCCCTTGTTCGACCCGTAGGTGATCGGAAAACTTCAGTTGGTCAATTCTGAAAAGGGGTGGAGCTGGCTCTATCTATACGACCCGTTTTATAAGACCGTAATAATATGAACTGTAATATAAGATTTGGTTTTTATGTTCCAGGAATATGGACAGCATTACACGGACGAAGTGGCACACAAGTACATGGAGCAAATCAACAAGATGGATATGCTCGATGTTGACGATTACCCTGACGATGAGGAAGACGAAGAAGATTATGACGATGAAGATGACGAAGATGAGGACgaagatgatgacgacgatgatgatgatggtgaggggGGATGCGGAGGTGgtggtgacgatgatgat
Protein-coding regions in this window:
- the LOC137620131 gene encoding acidic leucine-rich nuclear phosphoprotein 32 family member A-like, which gives rise to MLSLRLTVAITLCCIIVAAQNAPTMPDPDYLDDIKEYGQHYTDEVAHKYMEQINKMDMLDVDDYPDDEEDEEDYDDEDDEDEDEDDDDDDDDGEGGCGGGGDDDDDEDDEDEEELTPVQEVIETFFTR